GCACTATTTTCGAATTCGTAAAAAGGATCAGCAGATGCGGCAACCATCAATAACGAAAAAATGATAGTAATTTCCTTTAGCATTATTCAATTAGTAGATGGTACTTGATAATAAATTATCTTTTTGGATTAGACTAACCCAAAAATGAAGCAAATGATTAAAGTCAAATGTATTAAATACTTCATATTATTAAAAAACTAGCATTTTGAATTAAGTGCCTGAAAGTACGAAAATGAAGGTACAAAAGAATTTATTAATCAAAATTGATCAATCTTGACAGGTTCAATTGGAATTCTTAAATAAACAATTACTTTAGAAGATTTGATACACACTGATCATAGAAAGCAACCACAACAGTCTCTACAATTGCGAATTGATTAAAGAATTCTATGGTTCATTCACCAATAAGAATCAAGCCCCTCGCAATTTTTGTCAAAACGAGGTAGAATGGATTACAATGGATGGAATGCCAACGGAGGAAGATACATTGAACTTAAATCTATTTTTGAGGGCTACTTTCCAAAGATGTTAGCAAATTTCAGAGTTTCATGCTCAACCAACAGAATTTCTTGGTGTTAAGGATAAGGTAATCGTTATAGGCAACTACTATGGAGAATCAAAACTATTCAAAAATTTTCAGTACCATTCTGTCATATGTATTTAATAAAAATTAACAAGATCGTACAGTTCAAACAATTTACAGATACAGAAAAAATTAAAGAGGCCATCCAATTTTGATTATTGCAATATGTTATCCCATTTCTGGATTCTTTCAACATCTGTGTGATGTTCGATTCTAAATACTTAACCAGCCCAAGGACTCTTCTCTCCTGCAGGTGATAGTTATTTTGAAAGTCAAAACCATGAGCGTTCTTGGAAAAAGGAGATCCGAGGTGTCAAAAAAGAAGGATGATTAATATTATTTCAAAATAAAAACTGATTGTAAAGATAGCTTGGCAATTTTTTTTAATTATTGAGCAATCATACTGTAAAGTTTTATAATGTTCCTTGTTGCAAATAGGTTTGATAATTGAATTTCTATCTTGGTTGTTCTGGTTGGAGTTATAGTGGCTGGAAAGGGGCATTTTATCCCACGGATATGGAGAGCAAAAATTATCTGTCATATTATTCAAAATTTTTTAAGTTTGTTGAGATTGATTCGACTTATTATAAAATACCATCGAGGTTTGCAGTTAGAGCCTGGATAGACAAGACACCAGCTGACTTCAAGTTTACATTAAAGTTTCCAAAGATAATAACACCTGAAAAAAACTCGAGGATGTGTCCAAGCCCTTGTCCCTTTTTTTCACTACTTTAGAGCCTTTGATTGATAAAACCTTGTTATTATTAATACAGCTTCCACCGTATCTATTTGCAAAGAAGGGGTTCAGGTCATCACAGATCATGACTCGAAATCTTGATACCCGATTTAGATATGCACTTGAAGTTAGAGATGCCTCATGGTTTGAAGACAAAGTATATGA
The DNA window shown above is from Candidatus Nitrosocosmicus arcticus and carries:
- a CDS encoding DUF72 domain-containing protein, with product MESKNYLSYYSKFFKFVEIDSTYYKIPSRFAVRAWIDKTPADFKFTLKFPKIITPEKNSRMCPSPCPFFSLL